In Zerene cesonia ecotype Mississippi chromosome 17, Zerene_cesonia_1.1, whole genome shotgun sequence, a single genomic region encodes these proteins:
- the LOC119833556 gene encoding uncharacterized protein LOC119833556 produces MEVSNEIKEDIRKTQSDLKNAIRVHQIWVARLQEDETNIHLKNKVSEAEKEIVAIGRAQKLVVDRLRKELELYQQRLRAKNKQVSIENDNRYIAQQLRDHQLQYCNRNRTTSLLKPSVLNEIQIKTENVTDDVNNESDIENDIKPLEKETNNEDDRHKESFVRNFPQLENLIHNDRSNFENALNKVKEVFLGTKFDDNDWPDRSDSDSSPNTELTPAPSPPLVVVPEEPLSKKAFMRVLGLVTPIQKEIMEKIINENRKRASGANRNEFVYGNYEMVPKRKKLNQYPYLQNHSDPPQTRSAKLRKQNQNKSSREGSPSGSSTDNKGWANKPAWMATLPAGLSVEPVYSPTKKVCHGCGRNDVPSLLVPCAECAVWQHTGCGAEGRCAACRAPLPEPACAATPSRNAHLYTDKLAERKRLQEKNIELCVELRKLEARAATLKENLDEHNAEKRQLLADQIKTQRNLQKLLDFISQFKETSISVHSTSVSESGSEVSKSNEE; encoded by the exons ATGGAAGTTTCAAACGAAATAAAAGAAGATATTCGAAAAACACAGTCTGACTTAAAAAATGCCATACGGGTGCATCAg ATTTGGGTTGCACGCCTTCAAGAAGATGAAACT AATATTCACCTGAAAAATAAAGTGAGTGAAGCTGAAAAAGAAATTGTTGCTATTGGACGTGCTCAA aAATTAGTTGTTGATAGACTTAGGAAAGAGTTGGAATTGTATCAACAACGCTTAAGAGCTAAAAATAAGCAAGTCAGTATAGAAAATGACAATCGCTATATTGCTCAACAATTAAGAGACCACCAACTGCAATATTGCAATAGGAATCGCACCACATCACTATTGAAACCTTCAGtgttaaatgaaattcaaataaaaacagagaATGTAACAGATGATGTTAATAACGAGTCAGATATAGAAAACGACATTAAACCCCtggaaaaagaaacaaataatgaaGATGACAGACACAAAGAAAGTTTCGTTAGAAATTTTCCACAGttggaaaatttaatacacaatGACAGGAGTAACTTTGAAAATGCTCTCAACAAGGTTAAGgaagtattttt gGGAACAAAGTTTGATGACAATGATTGGCCAGATAGATCAGACTCAGATTCATCACCGAATACAGAGCTTACACCAGCTCCATCACCACCTCTTGTGGTTGTACCAGAAGAGCCATTATCAAAAAAAGCCTTCATGAG GGTTCTTGGCTTGGTTACACCAATCCAAAAAGAAATTAtggagaaaataataaatgaaaatcgtAAAAGAGCTTCAGGTGCAAATAGAAATGAATTTGTCTATGGCAATTATGAAATGGTTCCT aaacgGAAGAAACTAAACCAATACCCATATCTACAGAACCATAGTGATCCACCACAAACGCGATCAGCTAAGCTTCGAAAGCAG aatcaaaataaatcatccCGTGAGGGATCTCCATCAGGATCATCAACGGATAATAAAG gttGGGCAAACAAACCAGCCTGGATGGCAACTCTACCAGCTGGCCTGTCAGTGGAGCCAGTTTACTCACCAACTAAAAAAGTTTGTCATGGCTGCGGAAGGAATG ATGTGCCGTCGCTGCTAGTGCCGTGCGCGGAGTGCGCGGTGTGGCAGCACACGGGCTGCGGCGCGGAGGGGCGCTGCGCCGCGTGCCGCGCGCCCCTGCCTGAGCCCGCCTGCGCCGCAACGCCCTCCAGGAACGCGCACCTCTATACTG atAAGTTAGCGGAACGTAAAAGGCTACAAGAGAAAAACATAGAACTGTGCGTCGAGTTGCGGAAGCTGGAAGCACGAGCGGCGACTTTGAAAGAGAACCTCGACGAACACAATGCTGAGAAGAGGCAACTGTTGGCGGACCAAATAAAAACGCAAAGAAACCTCCAGAAACTTCTAGACTTTATCAGCCAGTTTAAGGAAACCTCAATCAGTGTTCATTCAACGAGCGTCAGTGAATCTGGGAGTGAAGTTAGCAAAAGCAACGAAGAATGA
- the LOC119833287 gene encoding nuclear pore complex protein Nup50: MSIKRAATTELNHDNWDQEDSNEPEDTEGFKMAPKEVLEKRVIRTAKRRSNIGNNEGQKSVFSGFGGFNKTQKTSFDFLATLTNGNKANTTLSSPSVPEGSLFSAKPFSTSANSGAFTALGTSTPVTSLANQSSLFEKSTATSPTGIKFSLTENKLDTKDSQNESPFKIQNTSTPLSTFSFVPKSSPTSVPKVSPTSAPTANASNNAFVGSSPFAKSSSPFKMSSTTPNLNMSSPKNNKPTENKDSSEKKETQETKESGGDKDEIDERKLNYYKNIQGLNVSVSEWIQKNIKETPICILSPIFKDYDKHLKNIQDEYFNNKESKPNGEKGDCKQNANSDIKSTPAGSSLFSKTSTTSNTNTLIPEKTSNIFGAPSANIKQEKSVGGSAIPFGFASKTSTTTTTSGFSFGNVSNTQTPTTTSNTDQTPQKSTGFSFVSNTTTTSSTGMPSISTNKPSFSFGMNSASQSSSLFSGTSTGTNGNSTFSFGTGKPFSFNSNIQKKEEESAQSNTNEDEDQPPKVEFTPLVEENSVFDKKCKIFFKKDGNFVDKGVCTLYIKKIEENGKHQLLVRANTSLGTVLLNMILSVSIPTQRMGKNNVMLVCIPTPDAKPPPTPVLIRVKTSEEADDLLEILNKYKK; the protein is encoded by the exons ATGTCAATTAAACGAGCAGCAACAACAGAACTTAATCATGATAATTGGGATCAAGAAGATTCTAATGAACCCGAAGACACAGAGGGATTTAAAATGGCACCAAAAGAAGTTTTGGAGAAACGCGTAATACGAACTGCAAAGCGGCGATCGAATATAGGAAATAATGAA gGTCAAAAAAGTGTATTCAGTGGATTTGGTGGCTTcaataaaactcaaaaaacatcatttgattttttggCCACGTTGACCAATGGAAACAAAGCCAATACAACTCTATCAAGTCCAAGTGTTCCTGAAGGATCACTGTTTTCAGCTAAACCTTTCTCAACCAGTGCCAATTCTGGGGCATTTACTGCTTTAGGAACTTCAACACCAGTGACATCATTAGCAAATCAATCATCCCTCTTTGAAAAATCAACAGCAACCAGTCCTACAGGAATAAAATTCTCACTAACTGAAAATAAACTGGACACTAAAGACAGCCAAAATGAAAGTCCCTTTAAAATCCAAAATACAAGTACTCCTTTGAGTACTTTTAGTTTTGTTCCCAAAAGCAGCCCCACTTCTGTTCCAAAAGTCAGCCCTACTTCTGCACCTACAGCAAATGCATCAAATAATGCTTTTGTTGGTTCAAGTCCATTTGCTAAATCTTCATCACCGTTTAAAATGTCATCAACTACACCAAACTTAAATATGTCATcacctaaaaataataaaccaaCTGAAAACAAAGATTCATCAgagaaaaaagaaacacaaGAAACAAAAGAATCAGGTGGGGATAAAGATGAAATTgatgaaagaaaattaaattattataagaatattcaAGGACTTAATGTATCTGTATCAGAATGgattcaaaaaaatatcaaagaaaCTCCCATATGTATCCTGTCACCAATTTTTAAGGATTACGATaagcatttaaaaaacattcaagATGAATACTTTAATAACAAAGAATCAAAACCTAATGGTGAAAAGGGTGATTGTAAACAAAATGCAAATAGTGATATTAAATCTACTCCTGCTGGATCTAGCTTATTTTCCAAAACATCAACCACTTCTAATACAAACACATTAATACCAGAAAAGACTAGTAATATCTTTGGCGCTCCTTCagcaaatattaaacaagaaaaaagtGTAGGCGGCAGTGCTATACCTTTTGGATTTGCTTCAAAAACTTCAACAACAACTACTACCAGTGGTTTCTCATTTGGAAATGTCTCAAATACTCAGACACCAACTACTACTTCCAATACAGACCAAACACCACAAAAAAGTACTGGCTTTTCATTTGTATCTAACACAACAACTACTTCTTCTACTGGCATGCCTTCAATATCCACAAATAAACCTAGTTTTAGCTTTGGAATGAATTCAGCATCGCAATCATCTAGCCTATTTTCAGGAACTTCTACAGGAACAAATGGTAATTCAACATTTTCGTTTGGGACTGGAAAACCATTcagttttaattcaaacattcagaagaaagaagaagaatCTGCTCAAAGCAACACCAATGAGGATGAAGATCAACCACCTAAAGTAGAATTTACACCTTTGGTTGAAGAAAACAGTGTCTTTGAcaagaaatgtaaaatattttttaagaaagatGGCAACTTTGTTGATAAAGGTGTATGCAcactctatataaaaaaaattgaagaaaatGGAAAACATCAACTATTAGTGAGAGCAAATACAAGCTTGGGGACAGTTTTGCTTAATATGATACTAAGTGTATCAATTCCAACTCAGCGCATgggaaaaaataatgttatgctTGTTTGCATACCGACCCCTGATGCAAAACCACCTCCAACTCCAGTCCTTATTAGAGTTAAGACATCCGAAGAAGCCGATgatttattggaaatattaaataaatataagaagtgA
- the LOC119833351 gene encoding malate dehydrogenase-like, whose translation MLSRGYIAFRGLLSRTGCLNIEQKRNAQVSIVGAANEIGSNLAILLKQNKYITRLNLYDDDEKVLRVGAELSEIPKGPVVTSYNGNSFLPASIRFSHLIIMVSRVPRRPGYTRDQMLEVNAPPVQKLCRTMADVNPDAFLAISTNPINSIIPLASSLLFRYSAYDAAKIFGITHIDTCRARAYASKALNVNPRHLHIPVIGGHSDKTITPLFSNITPSHYKVDPCQADTLTRLVKKAGMEVINNKLGIDSATLAMAWSINEFADNILQAMYGDYVVVNSYTSNPHYGTRFFSGPTRVGCYGIVETCNSNFNMTEYEKHILGNAITDINKDVARGEEYARVIAEVKH comes from the coding sequence atgttgTCTCGCGGTTATATCGCGTTTAGGGGTCTCCTATCGAGGACAGGTTGTTTAAATATTGAGCAGAAAAGAAATGCTCAAGTATCCATTGTAGGGGCGGCTAATGAAATTGGTTCAAATTTAGCAATTCTTTTAAAACAGAACAAATATATAACCCGACTAAATTTATACGATGATGATGAGAAAGTATTACGCGTCGGTGCTGAACTAAGTGAAATTCCAAAAGGGCCTGTAGTTACAAGTTATAATGGGAATAGTTTTCTACCTGCTTCAATTCGCTTTTCACACCTTATTATAATGGTATCAAGAGTGCCAAGGAGACCTGGATACACAAGAGATCAAATGCTCGAAGTAAATGCACCACCTGTTCAGAAACTATGTAGAACAATGGCCGATGTGAACCCAGATGCATTCTTAGCAATTTCAACGAATcctataaattcaattataccCCTTGCaagttctttattatttagatacaGTGCTTACGATGCTGCCAAAATATTTGGCATTACTCACATAGACACATGTAGAGCTAGAGCCTATGCTTCTAAAGCATTAAACGTAAACCCGCGGCATTTGCATATACCAGTGATTGGAGGTCATTCTGATAAAACTATAACACCACTATTTTCGAATATAACTCCCTCACATTATAAAGTGGACCCATGTCAAGCTGATACTTTGACGAGACTTGTAAAAAAAGCCGGCATggaagttataaataataaactcgGTATAGATTCAGCTACTCTAGCTATGGCGTGGTCTATTAATGAGTTCGCCGATAATATTCTTCAGGCAATGTATGGAGATTATGTTGTAGTAAATAGCTATACATCAAACCCTCACTATGGTACCAGATTTTTCTCTGGCCCCACAAGAGTCGGCTGCTATGGTATCGTTGAAACGTGCAATTCCAATTTTAATATGACTGAGTATGAAAAACATATACTGGGAAACGCTATCACGGACATAAACAAAGACGTTGCCCGGGGAGAAGAATACGCTAGAGTAATAGCAGAGGTTAAAcactaa
- the LOC119833580 gene encoding protein lin-9 homolog, protein MADKWESEEKPSTRIQLRVKDEPMDLDLPEEDDAPPAFGPAALGLHRVGTQLPPKPTPSEPMQKLNARGMPARIRKKNRFIFVDDFVNTSPPRQSPKRIPKILKTPVKQSSAKKQRSPTKSPAKLQRNNEEKTESQSPDRKSGQRIGMRLRNLLKLPKAHKWVCFEYFYSNIDKALFDGENDFMICLKESFPQLANKKLTKVQWAKIRQMMGKPRRCSQAFFEEERRELDRKRKLIRYIQQRKTADICVKDLPNEIPMQLVVGTKVTARLRKPQDGLFTGVIDAVDTSNNTYRITFERPKLGTHSVPDYEVLSNEPPDSLFLSSITQRFRPRPMQDIFNIYQASLSNNNSQGDPMIGCNDITKSTEKNLGSYPYVFLELIVKLTKILQAKRNKINKLKEMNCEAEKRKSFDQKTPEDFERKYAAVVIDLERMNMDLQEYINEIQVYCQQIAPGPSLAAMLAPSHLREKCREEASELVANNNNNCVKDSNVLDLITDLTALMLQVKSLSNSDQNAYELSVLQGTMEQIKMKLEPKYQRIFQNSVEPHMQRIQMGLGQISSSTLIVGT, encoded by the exons ATGGCGGATAAGTGGGAAA gCGAGGAAAAGCCATCGACGAGGATTCAATTAAGAGTTAAAGATGAACCTATGGATCTTGATTTACCCGAAGAAGATGATGCGCCACCCGCTTTCGGTCCTGCTGCACTTGGACTGCATAGAGTTGGTACACAATTGCCACCAAAACCTACACCAAGTGAACCCATGCAAAAGCTTAATGCAAGGGGAATGCCAGCTCgtattcgaaaaaaaaacaggtttATATTTGTTGATGACTTTGTCAATACATCACCTCCTAGGCAATCTCCTAAACGCAtaccaaaaattttaaaaacacctGTAAAGCAATCAAGTGCTAAAAAGCAAAGATCACCGACCAAATCACCTGCTAAACTGCAGAGGAATAATGAAGAGAAGACTGAGAGTCAATCCCCAGATCGGAAAAGTGGTCAAAGAATAGGTATGAGGTTAAGAAATCTTTTAAAACTTCCTAAAGCCCATAAGTGGGTGtgctttgaatatttttatagtaacatAGACAAGGCATTATTTGATGGtgaaaatgattttatgatCTGTCTGAAGGAGTCATTTCCACAGTTAGCGAATAAGAAGCTTACAAAAGTTCAGTGGGCAAAAATAAGACAAATGATGGGCAAACCACGTAGATGTTCCCAAGCATTTTTTGAAGAAGAAAGACGAGAATTagatagaaaaagaaaactaattaGATACATTCAACAAAGGAAAACTGCAGACATATGTGTCAAAGATTTGCCGAATGAAATTCCAATGCAGTTAGTAGTAGGAACAAAAGTAACAGCTAGACTGCGTAAACCACAAGATGGCCTTTTTACAGGTGTAATTGATGCAGTAGATACTTCTAATAATACGTATAGGATAACATTTGAAAGGCCTAAATTAGGGACACACTCAGTTCCAGATTATGAAGTATTATCAAATGAACCACCAGATTCCTTATTTCTGTCTAGCATAACGCAGAGGTTTCGCCCACGCCCTATgcaagatatatttaatatttatcaagcaTCATTGTCAAACAATAATAGTCAAGGGGATCCAATGATAGGTTGTAACGATATAACTAAGTCCACTGAAAAAAACCTTGGTTCCTATCCTTATGTATTTCTGGAACTTATTGtaaaattgacaaaaatattacaagcaaaaagaaataaaattaataaattaaaggaaaTGAATTGTGAAGCAGAAAAACGAAAATCATTTGACCAAAAAACACCTGAAGATTTTGAGAGAAAGTATGCTGCAGTTGTAATAGATCTTGAAAGGATGAACATGGATTTACAAGAGTATATCAATGAAATACAAGTTTATTGTCAACAAATTGCCCCTGGGCCTAGCCTAGCAGCTATGTTAGCTCCGTCACATCTTCGAGAAAAGTGTAGAGAGGAAGCATCTGAACTTGTAgccaataacaataataattgtgttaaAGATTCTAATGTACTAGATCTTATAACAGATTTAACAGCTTTAATGTTACAAGTTAAAAGCCTGTCCAATTCAGATCAGAATGCTTATGAACTAAGTGTATTACAAGGCACTatggaacaaataaaaatgaaattggaACCAAAATATCAAAGGATATTTCAGAATAGTGTTGAACCTCATATGCAGAGAATTCAGATGGGATTAGGGCAAATATCATCAAGTACTTTAATTGTTGGTACAtag
- the LOC119833557 gene encoding malate dehydrogenase-like, whose product MVLTKRLFKLIANRILSRNYQVTIVGGASDVGQTIGLLLRTHPNIRKLVVHDTLDKTSGVVLDLSHVPVHSALQGYTGEDTLDNALKNTDVVIAASASPMKHGITDKEKFNRNAEFIRRLSLKIAKLRPMPFVGITTEPLNTLVPMASELLRNHGDYNPKKLFGITAVDAMRAQALYASENNLNPEECIVPVIGGHSEKTLLPLISQSKPECEMDEKKVRDFVNKVRKVGEFSTNARKGWSPTLSIAYGAMLFTQGVLDALDGRLAKVNALVENNDFGTSFFSGLVNIDQNGFCEMKRYTNITQLECNLLEQSIIELRKDVTMGKKILELA is encoded by the coding sequence atGGTTCTCACAAAgcgtttgtttaaattaatagcaaACAGAATATTAAGTCGAAATTATCAAGTTACAATTGTAGGTGGTGCAAGTGATGTTGGACAAACTATTGGTCTACTTTTAAGAACACATCCTAACATAAGAAAATTAGTTGTTCATGATACACTGGATAAGACTTCGGGAGTTGTTTTAGACCTCTCTCACGTTCCAGTTCATTCAGCATTACAAGGTTACACAGGCGAGGACACATTGGACAATGCCTTGAAAAACACGGACGTGGTAATCGCAGCTAGTGCATCTCCAATGAAACATGGGATAACAGATAAAGAGAAATTTAATCGAAATGCTGAATTTATCAGAAGATTATCTCTGAAAATAGCTAAATTAAGACCAATGCCATTTGTAGGAATAACAACTGAACCATTAAATACGCTGGTGCCTATGGCGTCGGAGTTATTGAGAAACCATGGGGACTACAATCCGAAGAAACTATTTGGAATAACGGCCGTGGACGCAATGCGAGCACAAGCTTTATATGCGtcagaaaacaatttaaatccGGAGGAATGTATCGTCCCAGTGATCGGTGGACATTCCGAAAAAACGCTGTTGCCTTTAATCTCTCAATCAAAACCCGAATGTGAAATGGACGAAAAGAAAGTTCGAGATTTTGTCAATAAGGTTCGCAAAGTTGGAGAATTTAGCACAAATGCGAGAAAAGGTTGGTCTCCTACACTTTCCATTGCATACGGAGCTATGTTGTTCACGCAAGGAGTTCTCGACGCTTTAGATGGCAGATTAGCAAAAGTAAATGCGCTTGTAGAAAACAACGATTTTGGTACATCTTTCTTCTCTGGTCTGGTCAACATCGATCAAAACGGATTTTGCGAAATGAAAAGATACACAAATATTACACAACTCGAGTGTAACTTATTGGAACAAAGTATCATCGAATTAAGAAAAGACGTTACAATgggcaaaaaaatattagaactTGCGTAA